The genomic interval CTTGGAAGGCTCTCGCCATCGTAGGCTCACCGCCGTCGAAGGCTCATTGCCGTCGAAGGCTCACCGTCGTCGAAGGCTCACCGCTGTCGAAGGCTCACCGCCGTCTAAGGCTCACTGTTGTCGAAGGCTTTGCCACACTTGTCACCGAACTATCGAAGGCTTTGTCGTACTCTGCTACCGAACTGTCAAAGGTTCTACCACCGCTGAATATTCTGAGAACACTTCTCCTTTAGATAGAAAAGAGAAGCAAATATGGAATCCTAAGGTACGAATGTGTTCAAACATTTTTGAAATGCATTTTATTCTTCTTGtataagtgtttctttttaGTGGGATACAGGTTAATTTTCTTCACCCTTCTCCTTTTTTTGTTATGGGGTGCTCCAAAAATATAATCTTTGTGTTTCCTTGGTTTTTGGGTGGTCAAGGTTTGGGGCTGTGTTGGTtgccttcttcttttcttcgtCCACTATCACAAAGTTTGGAGAGGACAAGAAGCGAACACTCGATCCTGAATTCAAAGAAGGTGGACAAAGAAACTGGTGAGTTCTTTTTTGTCTGCCTGGAGACTTTTGATTTTGAATATCTTTGTGCCTATAATGTTGTTCTGCAACACGTGAAAGCTAACTAAGTTAAATGCCTAGATTTGTGGGTTTCAGTTTGgtgttattttattagtcttTAAGGAATGTTTTTGCCTTTGGAGTATCTACATAGGGATTTTGACTATTTACAATCATACCCATTCTCATTCTTGTTGAGTAAATGGTCTTTTCTTACTATTGATTTTCTCTGTTGTTTAGATTGACATGTTCAGTTAATTGGTTTAACGTTAATGAATCAAATGAAGTTAGTAGGGTTAAAATCAAACTTGTATCTTGGTTGATATCGATGTTAGGTTTTAAAATCTAAAGTATGACGTTGTCACTGGATTTACTGGTTCAAGCTTTTTACATAATAGCAGAACAAAAAAAGGTGGTCTGCATATTGAACACAGAATATCAAGTCattttttgtagttttctttcaaatttcgTTTCTTGTTCGACATGTAGGAATAAGAAGCTCTGAAGAAGGTCTCCTTGTCTACAAAGTGAGCTAGGTTACTCAATTCTTTAGGTTTTGCTTGTTTTCTTTCATGTGTTCCTGAGTTTATGATTCTCTAGTCTACAAAGTGAGTATCAGAGTTGTGAATTCAActttgtgatgtttccttgCTGTAGCGGTAGCAGACGCTAGTCCCCAGAGTTTCTTGCTGGAATAAAGTACTACTTACTCAATTACACCATAGAGGAGCTCCAGAAGAGAACCAAGAATTTCAGTCAAGAAAACAACATCGTAGCGAAGGTGACTTTGTCTAAACTGGTACAAATGGACACATGGCTCAGTTTCTGAAAAAGTTGACATTTTTTCATTTGGGGTTGTATTGCTTGAGCTGATCTCGGGAACGAAGAATTTTGATGGAAAAGTAATGAAAGATTCCCTGAGATTCTTATTAGGGAAGGGTGGATGTTTTGAAGGGTTATAGAGTTTCATGGATCCTAATTTGAAGGATTATTCTCTTCCAGAGGCTTTATGTTTATCTTTTCTGGCAAAGGATTGTGTGGCGGATGATCCCCTGCATAGGCCAAGTATGGATGATATCATGAAAGTCCTTGAAAAATggtttcatttatttcatacaAATGTTCAGATGCCACTGTCTTATTCATTTTGTTTAACAGTTAAATAGTTTATTGTTTAAGATGCAGTGAAGAGTTGTTGACATTGTCTTCAACTGCTGAAGGCCACCGGAGATGTGCTCTACCTCCTGGGAGTGGTGGTTGGAGGAGCCACTGGAAGCGAAGTAGGTGACGCCGATGTAGGGATGGGGAGGGTGTGAGGGAGGAGGCAGAGAAATCAGAGAGTCACGTAAAATTGACACATCACCCTCCCACTTGTACAAAAAATTGACACCGTTAACAAAATTTAACGGCAGAGATTCAGTTGTTTCAAATTGGTACTTATAACAACTCAATtggaaaacttaaaaaaaaagatcaaattAGAAAAACCTAATAAAAATAGGAACAATTAAATGATTTAAACATTTGAGATATAATCGAGTTCATGAATTAAAATGATAACAAGTTCAGTTTAGTGCTTTCTgcaaagatttattttttaatatttgcttGGGTAATATTCATGTGCAGTTTGAATATGATAAGtacttttaagtaaaaaatggaGCCGCCTAAAATTACTAACTGGAGTTTGAAAGCTAAAATTTCTAGCAGAAAAAACAAGTACAAAATGAATTATGATGATCAGAACCCAGAAAATCAGTATTTAACCTTTAACATATCTTATATTGATTCAATAATCATATTTGAaaacactcattttttttttatcgtgaTTGGATTTATATGAACTAGAAATggatctaaaaaataaaaaaattaattaatgtagaaaatattttttaatacagtGTAACGAATTCGAGAACCTTGATATAAACTTGAGCCAAATAAGAATCTTAAAATCCAACAAGATACAAACATTGTCTAATAAGActattaatatcattattttaaaaagaaaaataatttattggaCTATTACATTACATACTTTGTTGTAGCTTCTTCtggaagaattaaaaaaaactcaaggtaaaggaaaaggaagaaaaagtaaaaaaataggGTGTTCACTTATGTTTTTCagttttatcctttaaataattttttaaaattaaaataattatgtaaaattaaaataattatgtcatcaatatattactttttagtaatcgtttatctaaatttaattattttttaatttcatttttaaagtttaatatttttaattaaaaaattgccTATAAgtacataaaatttatatatatttaattttataactgtaataataacagcataaaaaaaataatcacacaTAAAAGGGAAACACAAATAACGGATCTGTTTTTATCCgtaaatatagaataaatagataaatataaataataaaaactaaaaataataaaattatacctataaaaatatttgtttttatttcttttgtaagTTGTTTATTTACTGAACGAATAGGTCAACCGagacatatatatatttgcacTGATTGATCCGAGGAAAATGATAAATCCTTTTAGGTCACAAACCAAAAGTTGTTGTTACCAATCTCGCATCAAATCAATCATAATTATCTTAATCCCTTCTTAGAAACCAAAGCAAAGGATGTCTCCTGCATAATAAAGGAATATGCCACGACGCTACACGTGTAAAACCACCTTCTTACGTGTGTAATTAGGACCTAGCCACGTGACATTCTATTAACTTTCCGTCGAGTGCACCGAAAACAACTTCCCCTTTTGCTtcccctttcttcttcttccgtGTTATTAACTCGTTCGTCATTCCCAATCCTATTATGGCATTTGGACTCAGAACGAAGAGCTTTGGGTTGGTAGAAGGAGAGCCTGAGTTTTTTAATGCATTTCGATGGTGGAATCAGATTGATGACTCGGATCAATGGCAGAGAGGCACTTACTATGCCCTTTGTGTCGCTTATACGTTGGTCTCCTTTATTGCCCTGGTTAGtcatattctttcttttatttcatggaaaaatCGTGAACCCAGCAGAAAAAGGGTCAAGCTTtttcaattattgttttttaattgtgaatcactttttcgtttttttttttttttggcttggGTCTGAACTTATTATTTACTACACAACTGACACCCCGTCTCTCGTCAAAtttcaaaaaggtttaaacTTTAACACCTGATCAGATTTATATGATCCAACATTGATGTTTCTTTATATGGGGGTCATTGTTTTGCAACCCCTGTGAACTCTGAGTAGGTTTTCTTCATGCAGAATGTGAATGGTTGTCTTTTGCTGCTTGAGATGTGAATTGTGTGGGAATTTGGTAAAGTATGGGCTTGTAGCTGTTTGTGCCCAAGCCAGATTTTTGCAAAGGAAGCCATAATCGTAATCTGTTTATTTCTCAGGTACAACTGGTGCGAATTCAGATGAGGGTACCTGAATATGGGTGGACAACGCAGAAGGTTTTCCACTTGATGAACTTTGTCGTCAATGGATGTATGTGAGTTGTGAATAGTCTATAAACAGCTCTGTTAGcttatttgttttgatttttatgctTGATGAATCCATGTTACGCTTGCAGTGAGGGCTGTCCTTTTCGGCTTATACAAAAGTGTTTTTGCAATAAGACCAAAGGTATTTTTCTGTTCTTAAATCTCAACTACTTTAATTTAAGCATTAATCCCACTTCTTCATTTATTGCTTTTTTGGTTGGTAGGTTAGGGAAGTAGGATCAAAGTAGAGCACATCGTGTCTTTCTAAGCTTGGATTTTGAATGATTGAGTTTATAATGGAAGATGGATTATGAAAATAGTTAGTTTCatcaagatttttttattttgtctgtTGATAAATATCATGACCAAATAGTTTTCAGTAAATTGTAATTTCTTGCCCCGTTTTAAGAAGTTTCTACTATAACTTATAAAACAAGTTCCGAGCAACCCGAATTAGTGTAGTCCGAGATCATTATAAGCTATGGTAATGTCGAATTGTAGCCTGCTTTTATTTACTCTTCATTGTAAATTGAAAATCTTAGTTACTAGTTACATGGAGGTTGGTCTTAAATACATGATGATCCATGACGTAGGACCATGCAATAATTTCCCCCTCCCCCTAAGAATAAATAACAAATCAGTTTCTTCTGCTAGGCTTTCATCTATCTGTCTTTTATTTCAACCTTTATTTGTCCTTTGTCCATTCAGCTTATCCTCCTTAGTTGTTTTTGTTCATGTTCTGACCTATTATCACAATACGTTTATAGGCACTAGAGCATGTGTTAATGGAGCTTCCTGGTCTTCTGTTTTTTTCTACGTATACATTGCTTGTCTTGTTCTGGGCTGAGATATATCACCAGGTATGTTTACTTTCTTTTGGCAGAACTACATTAACAGTCATTATTTTATGGTAAATTATATTACCTTTATCTGTCTCGAATGTATTCAGGCAAGAAGTGAACCCGCACAGAAACTTAGGCCtgcttattttattatcaatggtTTTATTTACTTGGTACAGGCAAGTGCACAATCTTGATTTCCTTGTCCACCATTCTAGTCCTTAAAATAAGTATTCTTACTAGTTAATATAAGGATTTTAGTTTAATCATGTCGCTTTATAATAATAGATCTGCCTCTGGATTTACATGAGTGCAAGCAAAACTGCTACAGGCTTGGAAGCTGCAGAACTCTTTCTTTCAGGTTATTTCTATCAACATGACTTTAGTTGATGACTTTTTTGtgtcaatatttaattttcatcttGCCCTCAAACAATGTTGTTGGAATTCCTCTTCGATAAAACATTTCTCATAAGAATCACAACTTTATATGAATGATGAAGGGTTTTTTCTTGAATAGGGTTTTTTCATCTCCGATAGGGAGAGTATTTCATTCTATTCAATCCTTTCAATATTcttaaaagaagaaagacaaatCTTTTACTCAAATACTTTTACATAGTGCCCCTATTTTGCCCTCATCCAGGAGGGAATTTCCTGGAGTTTTAATTCCGGAGTTCTCGGAATATGGGGATACGATGAGAAGGGCTACTAGTCTGATCAACATCTCACCTTCAAATAATGGAGTGATGGAGAAGATATACTAATAAAGTATGATATAGAAAGAAAACCTCTTGTGAGTATCTTTGAGTGTAAAAGTTATCTTCATATTCTCGTAGAGATGAACTTTGGTTTCAAGTTATGGGTCTCTTCAGAGAAGTGAATTGTTCAAAGCAAATTTATGGTATGTTTGAGGATCAAACAGTTCAACATATCTTGGGAAGCCAAATTTTAAGGTAGTTCGAGACAAAATCCTACTAATTCTGAGAGAAAATTTTCATACGGAATAGTAGACATAAAAACATAATCAAACAGAGAAACTTAAGCAGATGCTAGAAACTTGAAGAAACAAATTACACTCTTTATTAGGTAAATGAAGATCAAGAGGTAGATAACGTTCTAACAGAACAAGATCAAAGCTTTTGATTTAGATAAACAATCATAGAGAAGATATTTCTCAAAAGAATATGTCAGATGAAGGGAAACTTCACAGCTCTGAAGAAGCCATTAAGATCAATGACAAATGGTCGCATGCACATCAATGAAGAAATTCAATATTTGAAGGAGAACTAGTCCTATGATTTTCGGTATTTTCAAAAGAGAACGACATGAACTtgccaaaagaaagaaaacattgaTATTACAAATTGTTGTGAATATAGAGTACAAATTGTTGTGAAGGGTTACGAAGACAGATTTTGAAGagattttttttaccaataGTGAGGATGAAATCTGTTAGTGCTAAACTAAACTTGGAGAATGAagaatttgatgttaaaattaATTCCCCACAGGGAaacttggaagaagaaatacACATGGAGCAAGTTAACCATCTATTAGTGCTAAACTAAACTTGGTGGAAATATACCATATATTGCTTATGAAATATACCATATATTGCTTATGTTCTTAGAGAATAGATTCTTATCAAATCCTAGAAGCTATGAATGGGGAGACACAAGGGTATCTAAGATAAGGGATCTACTAAAAGGAGTTTGTGTTTTGGCAGTGGAAATTCCACGCTTAAGATTTAGATATGGCATTGGATACAAAGGTATCTAAGAGGAACTACCAAAAGGAGTTTGTATTTTGGTAATGGAAATTCCATGCTCATTGGATATTAATATTAGTATGGCCAAAGATTTATTCCAGAAAATCTATATTAggttattttattacttttgaagCAAAATGCATTTCTACAATAGAAGTGTGTTAAGAAATGCCATGGATGAAGAATTTCCTAAGTTAAATGGACACAATCAATATGATTATGAGGTGAATTGTGATAATTGAAGTAGCGTCTATCTAGCCAAGAACATATTCCATTCACACTCTAAACACAACATATCACATATCATTGGATATGAGAAGCTTTGAAGATAGAAAGGATCAATACCAACGTTAATTCGTTTGAGATAATGACCGAGACAATGCCAATCTAGAAGGATTGGATATTGGATATAAGAAGCTATGGGTGCGAAGAAAGGTGGTGGTTCCTTTTTCACATATTTGGTGAGAATTGAGAGATGCTCATACAAGATGGGAGATTCTTCAAGAGATTctttgagaaagagaaaatatttgtattcTTACACTtactcttaattttttatttttgcttctgCATGGTGCTTattttgcattcacaaacaggGGAATTTGTTCTGTACTAACACTCAAAATAGAAATCGAGAATATATAAATCGATTATTGCTACAAAAGAAACTTCATGTATAGTTGTTTGGTATTGTGACCTTTACTTTAATGTTCTTTTGCAGTTATATCATTCTTTGCTGCTCTTGGTTTTTTGTTGTACGGTGGAAGGTAAGCTAACTAAGATGTTGTCTTTCAGATGGCACAATCCTTGGTTGGCCATTGTACACTAACCTTTTCATAATGGCGTAGGTTGTTTTTCTTGTTGAGGCGTTTCCCCATTGAATCTAGAGGCCGTCAAAAGAAACTTTACGAGGTTTGTTTCTAAAGTATTTGTTGCTTCAGGCTTTTCAACCTTAGACAGAAATATATCCTTAAAAGCTCTTGCTGTTTGTGACTAACGTTTCACCATGGCAGGTTGGGTCTGTTACTAGTATTTGTTGCACTTGTTTTCTGATAAGATGTGCTTTGGTGAGTTCCTTCCCATTTAAAGCTACTGTTTTTATTTGATGCTATTGTTTTCTGACATGATGTTTGTTTTCACCTTTGATGTAGCTTGCATGTTCTGTATTTGGCAAGAATACAGATCTTGATGTCTTGAACCATCCCATTCTTAATCTGGTTTACTATTTGGTAAGTCAACTTCTTGTATTTCTTAGCCAGGGAATCATGAatcatgtttaattgttgcattaaaTTTCTCTACTACACCAATAGAAACTTTTCACACATCGTAAAATGCAAATGCTAACCAGTGGGCAACTtgttaaaaggactaaaaatCTTAACTAGTGAGCACTTGTTGAGTTGTAAACAATGGAAACTGTTGAAGTGAACTTTAAATAGTTCACTAACTGTTAGCATAACCcaacaaaaaagaacaaaagtcCGAGCCAGTGGGCAAGGATCCTTTCATTAGAAAGTGTCACGTGACACGTGACATCAAATCAAAGTGTCACGTGACATCCTCCAAGAACATAATATTTTTGACAGCCTAAACAGACTAGAAGGATTTCATATGATcaatacaaataaaaacatttgcttAAAATTCCCTTGTATTCTGATTCTGAACCTGAATGGTTCTTTCTCCCTGGATTGTTCTGTACTGCAGATGGTAGAGATTGTTCCCTCAGCGTTGGTGCTCTTCATACTGCGAAAGCTGCCCCCAAGACGAGTTTCTGATCAGTACCACCCCATTAGATGAGTTGTGCATTTAACACAATATATGTTCctttactctctttttcttttctacatAACTTCAGTCTGAGATGGTccataaccttttttttttcttttctacatATCTTCAGTCTGAGATGGTCCATACCTGTTCTgtatattcataatttcattttattcaattaatgtCGTTTATTCTCTAAACTACatctcttttctatttctttttctaaagtGAAAACTACATCTCTTTACTATTAATTATGATACTTGGAAACTGTAAAATTTTTCAGTAAAAGTGAAATTAAGgttcatattaataataaaagggGTAAGGTTAGTGTTATAATATTTGTCTCAATAATCATAACTCTTACGTTCTTGGATGGAGATATAATATACCGGTATACTTACTCTCTCCTAAAAATTACACGCAGAATTCTAATTTTCTTATGATGAAATTAATCTAATattgagataaaatttaaattgatgttaaaatacaattaaaagtaaaataaaagtataaaatatgtaCCCCAAATAAGAACgctttttatcattattataatttttttatctttcttcaatataactttttatctttctttttatctatctatctatctatatatatatatatatatatatatatatatatatatatatagaaacccctttaattaaaaaataaatagaaatataatatacataCCAAATATAGAATTTTCCTTTACATAACTCTTTTCTTTAACCATTATATAAgcacataatttatatattgttatagattatattataatttaaatatgtaaattgaaatatctataatttaaatttacagCATAATTacatttagaattttatttaattgtaacaTCACGATTTGAtgtgatatttaattatcttttatatttaaatattttttatttttaatgttatttttggGTAATTTAAGGATTAAAATTTAGTCTTTGTATAAGAAATTAGATCTATATATATGTACAAAGAcacatttctttttcatattttctttttataagatttttcatAAGATGCATTTACTATCTACATTTTAGATGTTTGCAAGActtcaatttaatctttaaaatctaaatttaaattcttgGAAGAGTTTCTTCccaaaaaaatgatatttataaatattctttaaGAATTTAAGATTAATGTTTCGGTAGGTTTTTTTATCCAGAATTTTAAATTGGTCTTCTACTTATCCGGTCGcgtctttatttttaaaagattaaaacaaataaaacattgcgggtctttatttttaaaaaattaaaacaaataaaatattgtcgTTAAATTGGACAAAGAGAAGGGTATTACGTGGAAGCTGACagtgtatttttaattgatgtggcaTGCTGACAgtgcatttttaattgatgtggcatttaaaacgtgttttataattttttatgtatgaattAAAAGTTGCAGGTCtaagtaatttttattgaagGCAAAGTggctaattaaaaataaaaataaggacaACAGCCTCAGATTCAAAGGTGAGTTAGGGTTCGTGGGAGGAAAAAAAAGTGTGATGTAACTCTAGTCAACACAAAATCTTTGGTCAACACTAGGAAGTAGCTCTTATATGGTTGGTAAAAATCCCTgtggttttaaaataataaaccgTAATTAAGAGCATATATAACTAATCAATGACTGTAGGAAAGGATCAAAAATTACCTTTTGTTAGTTTGACACAAAAGTTATTGAAGAATAAACTTCTTCACCACCAATAATTGTTAATAGCTCATCaccatacttttttttttcaaaaaggcTCCATCTAATATAATTATTGGCCTACAAGAGACAAAACTGACTTTGCATGCCTTTAGACAAGAgtaaaatcttttgaaaattacTTCACCTTCATTGTCCTCAACATGAACTTTAATTGTAGATTATGGATTTCTTCCCAACAATTCATGTGCATAATCATATATCTTCTTATATTGTTCCTTAAAGGAACTATCAATGTGATCATAAGCAATAGTTTTGGCTCTATAAGCCATACACCTAGATATACCTATGTTCCacttcttttgaattttttcacGAATACCTACACCCTTGACTTTAGGATTTTCCCTTACTGTTTTCTCCAACTTTTTGCTCAACTACTTGGCATCAAGTAACTTTTATGATTATCATTTAAAGTTCTCAGTTGTCATGATTTCACTACCTCCATATAAGCACAATATATGGTCCATGGGCATTCTCCTTTTTTGCACCCATGCACTTGAGCCTCAATCttgttttgtcattttttaCAAACTTTGTATTCCTCCCATTTTCCAAAGCATAACCTTTTACAAcatctaaaatatcttttttcaGTAAAATAAGTCTCCACTTCCCATATAAAGTCTACCATACTTTTTGGCATATAAAACATTCCAAACCTTCCATAACCTTCATTGTGATTAATCTCTTCACTATTATCTATTGCACTAAGTAATTCCTCATATTTTCACTCCTCATCTGAAAAACCTCTATCATATCATTAAGCTTGTTGTTTGAACTGTCTGAAAGACTTTTTACTTCTACTTCCATATTACCATCTATATCACCATCTATATCACATTCAACACTAACATCAACCAACCCCTCTAAGCACTCACTATTTCCATGTATACCACCTTCCTCAGTAGATGAACTCAAACTACAAAGATCAACTTCCTCATCCACAACTCCTTCACACACATGCAATTCTTGCTCTTCGTCACCATCACCATTACCTTTAACTTCAACTTCAACTTCAACACCATCAACATCTTCTTCACCTTCATGCACCTCTTGTGTGtcaccatcaccatcttcttcacctTCATGCACCTCTTTTTGTGtcaccatcaccatcttcttTACCCTCATGCAGATCTTTTTGTACTTCACCATGACCTTCAACTTGTCTATCATCATGATTAATATATTGAAGCATTTATATCCCTTCGGACTCAGAAACAACATGTACAACGTATAAATGGATCTCACCATTAAGCTTAGTTAAGTTAGCCATATGCATTGCACTAGTGTCATCAATCTATTATTccaacctattttccaacattaAACCCTCTCCGACATAGTAccataaatctttaaaattatcatatccAAAACCTTTCACTACACTAACAACCACAATATAACAACCACAATATAACTCCACATATCAGGATCACAGGACAAAGTTGTTGTTTCCCCTTCATACTTTAGGGTTCCATCATTAATGAACTTACCTCCATGGTGGAAAACACAGTCAATAGCGTTGTCCATTACCCAcaacagaataaaaacatatcTACACACACCTATTATGCAAACATATGAcgacaacaaaaaatattaaaacaataacaaaatgcACTCACACACACTGTCAAATAACTTTAAGCATACATGGGGGACCACCATATGACAATCAAGAACACAGACCAAAACATTGAAACCATGAGGACCACCACCTAATATTCTAGTTTCCCGACTATAGAAACAAAGTCAATAAAGCACAAACACTAACCTTCGTTCAGATTCACCTCCACT from Vigna radiata var. radiata cultivar VC1973A chromosome 9, Vradiata_ver6, whole genome shotgun sequence carries:
- the LOC106773525 gene encoding tobamovirus multiplication protein 1 isoform X1 — encoded protein: MAFGLRTKSFGLVEGEPEFFNAFRWWNQIDDSDQWQRGTYYALCVAYTLVSFIALVQLVRIQMRVPEYGWTTQKVFHLMNFVVNGLRAVLFGLYKSVFAIRPKALEHVLMELPGLLFFSTYTLLVLFWAEIYHQARSEPAQKLRPAYFIINGFIYLVQICLWIYMSASKTATGLEAAELFLSVISFFAALGFLLYGGRLFFLLRRFPIESRGRQKKLYEVGSVTSICCTCFLIRCALLACSVFGKNTDLDVLNHPILNLVYYLMVEIVPSALVLFILRKLPPRRVSDQYHPIR
- the LOC106773525 gene encoding tobamovirus multiplication protein 1 isoform X4, whose translation is MDVLRAVLFGLYKSVFAIRPKALEHVLMELPGLLFFSTYTLLVLFWAEIYHQARSEPAQKLRPAYFIINGFIYLVQICLWIYMSASKTATGLEAAELFLSVISFFAALGFLLYGGRLFFLLRRFPIESRGRQKKLYEVGSVTSICCTCFLIRCALLACSVFGKNTDLDVLNHPILNLVYYLMVEIVPSALVLFILRKLPPRRVSDQYHPIR
- the LOC106773525 gene encoding tobamovirus multiplication protein 1 isoform X2, which translates into the protein MVVFCCLRCELCGNLVQLVRIQMRVPEYGWTTQKVFHLMNFVVNGLRAVLFGLYKSVFAIRPKALEHVLMELPGLLFFSTYTLLVLFWAEIYHQARSEPAQKLRPAYFIINGFIYLVQICLWIYMSASKTATGLEAAELFLSVISFFAALGFLLYGGRLFFLLRRFPIESRGRQKKLYEVGSVTSICCTCFLIRCALLACSVFGKNTDLDVLNHPILNLVYYLMVEIVPSALVLFILRKLPPRRVSDQYHPIR
- the LOC106773525 gene encoding tobamovirus multiplication protein 1 isoform X3 is translated as MRVPEYGWTTQKVFHLMNFVVNGLRAVLFGLYKSVFAIRPKALEHVLMELPGLLFFSTYTLLVLFWAEIYHQARSEPAQKLRPAYFIINGFIYLVQICLWIYMSASKTATGLEAAELFLSVISFFAALGFLLYGGRLFFLLRRFPIESRGRQKKLYEVGSVTSICCTCFLIRCALLACSVFGKNTDLDVLNHPILNLVYYLMVEIVPSALVLFILRKLPPRRVSDQYHPIR